Below is a genomic region from Jiangella gansuensis DSM 44835.
CGCATCCAGAAGATGCCCTCGGGGTCCAGGCCGTTCGCCGGTTCGTCGAGCATGAGCACACTCGGGTCGCCGAGCAGGGCGTGGGCGAGGCCGAGCCGCTGCCGCATGCCCAGCGAGTAGTTGCCGACCCGCCGCTTCTCCGGCGCGCCGGCCAGGCCCACCAGCTCCAGCATCGCCGTCACGCGCTTCTGCCCGACACCGAGCAGCTGCGCGGACAGGCTCAGGACCTCGCGGCCGGTACGGCCCGCATGCTGCGCCGAGGCGTCCAGCAGTACGCCGATGTGCCGGCCCGGGTTGGGCAGGTCACGGAACGCGACTCCGTTGACGGTGGTGGCGCCGGAGGTCGGCGGGGTCAGTCCGCAGATCATCCGCATGGTGGTGGACTTCCCGGCCCCGTTCGGCCCCAGGAAGCCGGTGACGGTGCCCGGCTCGCAGCCGAACGACACGTCGTCGACGGCGGTGAAGCCTCCGTAGCGCTTCGTGAGGTGCTCGACAGTGATCATGGCACCCACAGTGCCGCTCCGAGCAGCCGGTCCGCGTCGGCCGGCGGGCTGCCGTCGTGCGACCAAGGTCGAGGCGCCGATCGACCAAGGTCGCTACCCGCCCAGGTCGATCGGCTCGTAGCGTGGTGTTCCATGACGACGCCAGTGCCCGCGGACTCGGCCCGGCCGGCGCCCAGCCGGCCGGAGCTGCCGTCGCTGCTGCCGGGCATGCTGCTCGCCGACCCCGACCCCAGCGACACGCGTCATGGCCGGGCCCGCCGCTCGGTCCGCGACTGGGTGGTCGACTCCGTGTGCTTCGTGCTCGCCGTCGTCATCGGGCTCATGACGTTCGACGCGGCGATGACGACCGACCCGCCCGAGATCGTGCAGCTGGCCGACCTCGTCGTCGGAGCGGCGTTCTGCCTGACCCTGTGGTGGCGCCGGCGCTGGCCGGTGCAGCTGGCCGTCGCCGGCGCGGTGCTGGCCTCTGCGGTCGCGTCCAGCGCCGGCGCGTCGGTGATCCTGCTGTTCACGGTCGCGGTGCATCGCCGGTATGTGGTGGCCATCGCCGTCGCGCTGCTGCAGCTCGCCTCCGCCGCGCTCTTCTACGAGATCTACCCCGACCCGGAGCTCTCGTACCGCGGCACGATCGCCTTCACCGTCCTGCTGGTGGGCGC
It encodes:
- a CDS encoding ABC transporter ATP-binding protein; the protein is MITVEHLTKRYGGFTAVDDVSFGCEPGTVTGFLGPNGAGKSTTMRMICGLTPPTSGATTVNGVAFRDLPNPGRHIGVLLDASAQHAGRTGREVLSLSAQLLGVGQKRVTAMLELVGLAGAPEKRRVGNYSLGMRQRLGLAHALLGDPSVLMLDEPANGLDPEGIFWMRGVLRDFADRGGTVMLSSHLLREVEAVADHLVVIGNGKIVADGGKDDLLRAGGLYVRGLEPDALEKVLVDAGLSAQPTRDGGFAVAADAETVGRAAASAGIVLLELRAADSGGLEEMFLRLTSNDTRKDAA